A single genomic interval of Syntrophobotulus glycolicus DSM 8271 harbors:
- a CDS encoding ABC transporter ATP-binding protein: MPEILNMQKICKSYYMGEEELEVLHDINLTICHGEFLSVLGPSGSGKSTLMNIIGCLDIPTKGIYVLAGNNIDDLDEIELARVRNKEIGFVFQSFQLLPRLTALENVELPLIYKGLPASERKRLVKQILERVGLAEKTHHLPNQLSGGQQQRVAIARALVTGPSIVLADEPTGALDQKTGEQVMALFEELNHDGRTIIMITHDSNIARHATRVVHILDGYLTEWEE, translated from the coding sequence ATGCCCGAAATACTTAATATGCAAAAGATCTGTAAAAGCTACTATATGGGCGAAGAAGAACTGGAAGTCCTGCATGATATCAATCTAACCATTTGTCATGGCGAATTTTTGTCCGTTCTCGGTCCTTCAGGTTCAGGAAAATCGACATTAATGAATATTATCGGCTGTCTTGATATCCCAACCAAGGGAATATACGTTCTTGCCGGGAATAACATTGATGATCTTGATGAAATTGAACTTGCCCGGGTTCGCAATAAAGAAATAGGTTTTGTCTTTCAAAGCTTTCAGTTGCTGCCCCGTCTGACAGCATTGGAAAATGTGGAGCTTCCCTTAATTTACAAAGGACTGCCCGCTTCAGAACGCAAGAGATTGGTCAAGCAAATTTTGGAACGGGTCGGACTTGCCGAAAAGACACATCATTTGCCTAATCAGTTATCCGGCGGTCAGCAGCAACGGGTAGCGATTGCCCGGGCTTTGGTCACTGGGCCTTCAATTGTCCTTGCCGACGAACCAACCGGGGCTTTGGATCAAAAAACCGGTGAACAGGTCATGGCGCTTTTTGAAGAGTTAAACCACGATGGGCGTACAATTATTATGATTACCCATGACAGCAATATTGCCCGTCATGCCACAAGAGTGGTTCATATTTTGGACGGATACCTGACTGAGTGGGAGGAATGA
- a CDS encoding ABC transporter permease: MLWESIKMSWVNIIHNKLRSFLTMLGIVIGVASIIALITIVKGATDSIGNQVTELGANKIIITATGTPLKQGLSQDDIANLSLIENISGISPSISGKTAIEYHQTVLDHVTVQGKNEVYFKTDTKLLNSGRPINILDLENKNRVVILGSNIVQELFYGANPLDKNLTINGLDYTIIGTLAASSGFSMNSTNDLVIIPYTTALSTLGVKNITNLDVFLIDTNLADQTVLDLKGVLNPAFNYKDQAYTIFNMGDIIQSFQSMMAMMSLLLAGIAAISLVVGGIGIMNMMLVSITERTTEIGLRKALGATPNRIQLQFIIEAIFLSVFGGLAGLIFGALIAYFATVLIGIDFTLSPATISLAVGFSAAVGIIFGYMPARKASRLNPIDALRSL; the protein is encoded by the coding sequence ATGCTGTGGGAAAGTATTAAAATGTCCTGGGTAAATATTATTCACAATAAACTTCGTTCCTTTCTCACCATGCTCGGAATCGTGATTGGCGTAGCCTCAATTATTGCTCTGATTACTATAGTGAAAGGCGCCACCGATAGTATCGGCAATCAGGTAACCGAGCTGGGAGCCAATAAGATCATCATTACGGCAACCGGTACTCCGCTTAAACAAGGCCTTAGCCAGGATGATATTGCCAACCTTTCTCTTATCGAAAATATCAGCGGTATTTCTCCTTCGATTTCCGGGAAAACCGCTATTGAATATCATCAAACCGTACTTGATCACGTCACAGTTCAAGGTAAAAACGAGGTCTATTTTAAAACCGATACAAAGCTGCTGAACTCCGGCAGGCCAATCAATATTTTGGATTTGGAAAATAAAAACCGGGTTGTAATCCTCGGCAGCAATATTGTTCAAGAGCTTTTTTATGGGGCCAATCCTTTGGACAAAAATCTGACGATTAATGGGCTTGATTATACGATTATCGGAACACTGGCGGCCTCAAGCGGATTCAGTATGAACTCAACCAATGATCTGGTCATTATCCCTTATACTACCGCCCTGAGCACCCTGGGGGTCAAAAACATCACCAATCTCGATGTATTTTTAATTGATACCAATCTTGCCGATCAAACTGTACTTGACCTAAAAGGAGTACTTAATCCGGCTTTTAACTATAAAGATCAGGCCTACACAATATTTAATATGGGAGATATTATTCAATCCTTTCAATCCATGATGGCGATGATGTCCCTCCTATTGGCCGGGATTGCCGCCATTTCCCTAGTCGTCGGCGGTATTGGTATCATGAACATGATGCTTGTTTCAATCACAGAACGGACAACGGAGATCGGTTTGCGTAAGGCCTTAGGCGCAACCCCCAACCGGATTCAGCTGCAGTTTATTATTGAAGCAATCTTTCTTTCGGTTTTTGGCGGACTCGCAGGTTTAATTTTTGGTGCCCTGATTGCTTATTTTGCCACAGTTTTAATCGGAATAGACTTTACCCTCTCCCCTGCCACTATCTCCCTGGCAGTGGGCTTTTCAGCGGCTGTTGGTATTATCTTTGGGTATATGCCGGCCCGAAAAGCAAGCAGATTAAATCCAATTGATGCCTTAAGGAGCTTATGA
- a CDS encoding EAL domain-containing protein gives MQPLLNKNREISNIREIITNKRVIVHFQPVVSVSRKMVIGVEGLIRGINTGTNEIISPAVLFNAACDEGLTLELDRICREEVIKAFRELYQKNHDRLLFINVDASILDKVEGSNYLRNQVNTYEINPRNIVIEINETKVQDNTALKKFTDTYRKLGFMVAIDDVGTGFSNMDRILLIKPDMIKIDISLVRNINNDYYKQGVFKSLVNLANEIGALVIAEGAETEEEAIQILRLGGQMIQGYFFAKPQEIYNESTIFCNNKIEILSRSFNQYMSSKIRDEKQKNKNLNLIVNKSIKELVPVSCQEFDHRLLKIIWANKVIECAYILDEYGIQISNTIRFYDKNKVKDDLIFYSAMIGTDHSMEKYYYPLTGAGLKKYITEPYVSLATGNLCITISKVFTNMENKKYILCMDFNTNTHPYDLDLMKDMTRSDLIFSINGKSITEINRIVNKMNEEMLKDSLTNTYNRRYIEERLLVDIFNASNQNEPISVILADIDYFKKINDTYGHLAGDHVLREFAKIIKQHIRKNTDWIARYGGEEFLIVLSDSNENIAYRVAEKVRQAVEKARIRYNNKNICITASFGTYTLNSEKMTYEQLIDNADKNLYRAKNSGRNKTVS, from the coding sequence ATGCAGCCATTATTGAATAAGAACCGAGAAATTTCAAATATACGAGAGATCATAACGAATAAAAGGGTCATCGTTCACTTTCAGCCGGTTGTCTCAGTAAGCAGGAAAATGGTTATTGGAGTAGAGGGGCTGATACGCGGGATAAATACAGGAACGAATGAAATCATCTCTCCCGCTGTTTTGTTTAATGCTGCCTGTGATGAGGGACTTACATTAGAACTGGACAGGATTTGCCGGGAAGAAGTTATTAAAGCGTTTCGTGAATTATATCAAAAAAATCATGATAGATTATTGTTTATCAATGTAGATGCTTCCATATTGGATAAGGTGGAAGGTTCAAATTATTTAAGGAACCAGGTCAATACTTACGAAATAAACCCAAGAAATATTGTGATTGAAATTAATGAAACAAAGGTTCAAGATAATACGGCTTTGAAAAAGTTTACGGACACCTATCGTAAATTAGGTTTTATGGTCGCCATAGACGATGTCGGTACCGGATTTTCAAATATGGATAGGATACTACTCATCAAGCCGGACATGATCAAGATCGATATTTCATTAGTCAGAAATATCAATAATGATTATTACAAACAGGGTGTATTTAAATCCCTGGTAAACCTGGCCAATGAGATTGGGGCCCTGGTTATTGCCGAAGGAGCTGAAACAGAGGAAGAAGCGATCCAGATACTGAGACTTGGCGGGCAAATGATCCAGGGGTACTTCTTTGCAAAGCCACAGGAGATCTACAATGAATCAACTATTTTTTGTAATAACAAAATTGAAATATTAAGCAGAAGCTTTAATCAATACATGAGCAGCAAGATCAGGGACGAAAAACAAAAGAATAAGAATCTGAATTTGATCGTTAACAAATCAATTAAAGAGCTTGTTCCAGTGTCTTGTCAGGAGTTTGATCATAGACTTCTTAAAATTATCTGGGCCAATAAGGTGATTGAATGTGCGTACATCCTTGACGAATACGGAATTCAGATTAGTAATACGATTCGTTTTTATGATAAGAATAAAGTGAAAGATGACCTGATCTTTTATTCGGCAATGATTGGAACAGATCATTCCATGGAAAAATACTATTATCCACTGACAGGGGCAGGATTGAAAAAATATATTACGGAACCTTATGTTTCTTTGGCTACGGGCAATCTCTGTATAACAATTTCTAAAGTTTTTACGAATATGGAAAACAAAAAATATATATTATGTATGGATTTTAACACGAACACTCATCCTTATGATCTCGACTTGATGAAGGATATGACCAGGTCTGACTTGATTTTTAGTATTAACGGAAAATCAATCACGGAGATTAATAGAATAGTAAATAAAATGAACGAGGAAATGCTTAAAGACAGTCTGACAAACACCTATAACAGACGTTATATAGAAGAAAGACTTCTTGTTGATATTTTCAATGCTTCAAATCAAAACGAACCAATATCGGTTATCTTGGCTGATATCGATTATTTTAAAAAAATTAATGATACTTATGGACACTTAGCCGGAGATCATGTACTAAGAGAATTCGCCAAGATCATCAAACAACATATTAGAAAAAATACTGATTGGATTGCCAGATACGGGGGGGAAGAATTTTTAATCGTCCTTTCGGATTCTAATGAGAATATCGCTTATAGAGTCGCTGAAAAAGTCAGACAAGCTGTTGAAAAAGCCAGGATACGATACAATAATAAGAATATCTGTATTACAGCAAGTTTCGGCACATATACTTTAAATTCTGAAAAAATGACTTATGAACAATTGATTGACAATGCGGATAAAAATCTTTATAGAGCTAAAAACAGTGGGAGAAACAAGACGGTATCATAA
- a CDS encoding uracil-DNA glycosylase, with the protein MQILKNDWHDLLNEEFHKDYYLKLRQFLIEEYRTKTIYPDKYDIFNALHYTAYQNVKVVILGQDPYHGPNQAHGLSFSVKPGVQPPPSLVNIFQELNSDLGCPIPNNGYLKKWADQGVMLLNATLTVRAGQANSHSTIGWGKFTDKVIAVLNDRQDPIVFILWGRNAQSKLSIITDPRHYILKSAHPSPLSAHAGFFGSKPFSKANQFLASIGKEPVDWQIEDIQV; encoded by the coding sequence ATGCAAATATTGAAAAACGACTGGCATGATTTGCTTAATGAAGAATTCCATAAAGATTACTACTTAAAATTGAGACAATTTCTGATTGAAGAATATCGGACAAAGACAATCTATCCGGACAAATATGATATTTTCAATGCCTTGCATTATACCGCTTATCAGAATGTCAAAGTTGTGATCTTGGGACAGGACCCTTATCATGGCCCAAATCAGGCGCATGGTTTAAGTTTCTCTGTTAAACCTGGAGTACAGCCTCCTCCTTCTCTCGTTAATATTTTCCAGGAACTGAACAGCGATTTAGGCTGTCCCATCCCCAATAACGGCTACCTGAAAAAATGGGCCGACCAGGGGGTTATGCTTCTGAATGCCACCTTAACGGTCAGGGCCGGTCAGGCTAACTCCCACAGTACCATTGGCTGGGGGAAATTCACAGATAAGGTTATTGCCGTACTCAATGACCGCCAGGATCCTATCGTCTTCATCCTGTGGGGCAGAAATGCCCAATCCAAATTGAGTATAATTACAGACCCGAGACATTACATATTGAAGTCCGCCCACCCCAGTCCCCTTTCTGCTCACGCCGGCTTCTTCGGCAGCAAACCGTTTTCCAAAGCCAATCAGTTTCTGGCTTCCATTGGTAAGGAGCCTGTCGATTGGCAGATTGAAGATATCCAGGTTTAA
- a CDS encoding DUF4367 domain-containing protein, translating into MREREYLEENFSIDLEAYLNGTESEAEIKDREYEEMLKFSQALAGNDFSKSSNKKSVANKVLKSLNEKRSHNKLLKKVSVSAASFAIICGIFSQTAFATDLVDKVIKAISLGNITVIQSEPSNLDRTIPNDLQGKIFNQDGQAIKEYPQDGSGIYNAQGQEITGFSNGEIVTREQMSVRKEVIKDYSQLARYLSFDVKLPAYLPENYTFDRAELYKGEKGKISKDYVDLFFVNEQNGKVIFMQQRASKEETKYTIGTDGKIEEVKVNGVNAVISDDTSIDWEANQVLYSMSGKGDFPKEELIKIAESI; encoded by the coding sequence ATGAGAGAGAGAGAATATCTTGAAGAGAATTTCTCAATAGATTTAGAGGCTTATCTCAATGGAACAGAATCAGAAGCCGAAATAAAAGACAGAGAATATGAGGAGATGCTGAAATTTAGTCAAGCTTTAGCCGGCAATGATTTCAGCAAGAGCAGTAATAAAAAAAGTGTTGCCAATAAAGTTCTGAAAAGCTTGAATGAGAAAAGAAGTCATAACAAGCTGTTGAAAAAAGTTTCTGTTAGTGCAGCTTCTTTTGCCATAATATGCGGCATCTTCTCGCAAACAGCCTTCGCAACAGACCTTGTCGATAAAGTAATCAAAGCGATTTCCCTGGGTAATATTACAGTTATACAGTCTGAACCAAGCAATTTAGACAGGACTATTCCGAATGATCTGCAAGGAAAGATTTTTAATCAGGATGGTCAAGCAATCAAAGAATATCCCCAGGATGGAAGCGGAATTTATAATGCCCAAGGTCAAGAAATCACTGGTTTTTCAAATGGAGAAATCGTTACGCGTGAACAAATGTCTGTAAGGAAAGAAGTCATTAAAGATTATTCACAGTTAGCCCGATATCTGTCCTTTGATGTTAAGCTGCCGGCCTATTTGCCGGAAAACTATACATTCGATCGGGCTGAATTGTATAAGGGCGAAAAAGGGAAGATAAGCAAGGATTATGTAGACTTGTTCTTTGTTAATGAGCAGAACGGAAAAGTAATATTTATGCAGCAAAGAGCTTCCAAAGAGGAAACTAAATATACAATAGGCACTGACGGAAAAATAGAGGAAGTAAAAGTCAATGGTGTTAATGCTGTAATAAGCGATGATACCAGTATTGATTGGGAAGCGAATCAGGTGCTGTATAGCATGTCGGGGAAAGGAGATTTTCCTAAAGAAGAACTAATTAAAATAGCGGAATCAATATAA
- a CDS encoding sigma-70 family RNA polymerase sigma factor codes for MEQIAISNVLISKEIKDKGFSYIFETYYKRIYNYIFYRINGKEEAEDLTSRVFEKAMLSIKTYSDRKSPFEVWLFAIARNVITDYFRSLKKQKLTLINDPQNLISREENPEDLVVKAETNDDLARSLNILSSRERHLIALKFGGNLKNKEISEILDITESNTAVILYRAIRKLKNEMEKES; via the coding sequence ATGGAGCAAATTGCGATAAGTAATGTATTAATCAGTAAGGAAATCAAAGATAAAGGATTCAGCTATATTTTTGAGACCTACTATAAAAGAATTTATAACTATATTTTCTATAGGATCAACGGTAAGGAAGAAGCTGAAGACCTGACCAGCCGGGTTTTTGAGAAGGCAATGCTGAGTATAAAAACATATTCGGACCGGAAATCTCCCTTTGAAGTCTGGTTATTCGCGATAGCCAGAAATGTCATAACTGATTATTTTCGAAGTTTAAAAAAGCAAAAGCTTACGTTAATCAATGATCCTCAAAATCTTATTTCCAGGGAGGAAAATCCCGAAGATCTGGTTGTCAAGGCTGAGACCAATGATGACCTTGCACGATCCTTGAATATCTTAAGCTCAAGAGAAAGGCATCTGATTGCTTTGAAGTTTGGAGGCAACCTCAAAAATAAAGAGATTTCAGAAATACTCGATATTACGGAAAGTAATACAGCCGTAATTTTATACCGGGCAATCCGAAAGTTGAAAAATGAAATGGAAAAGGAGTCTTAA
- a CDS encoding heavy metal-binding domain-containing protein, which yields MILTTTPSVEGHKITAYFGVVTGEAIMGANIVRDIFAAVTDVIGGRSAAYEEKLQDARNLALKELEERAVQLGANAVVGIDLDYEVVGQSGSMLMVSASGTAVRIE from the coding sequence ATGATCCTGACAACTACCCCGTCTGTTGAGGGACACAAGATTACGGCCTATTTTGGAGTGGTCACCGGAGAAGCCATTATGGGAGCAAATATTGTGCGGGACATCTTTGCCGCAGTAACGGATGTGATCGGAGGCCGTTCCGCAGCTTATGAAGAAAAATTACAGGATGCACGCAATCTGGCGTTGAAAGAGCTGGAGGAACGAGCCGTCCAGCTGGGAGCAAATGCTGTCGTCGGGATTGATCTGGACTACGAAGTGGTGGGCCAAAGCGGAAGCATGCTGATGGTCAGTGCTTCCGGGACGGCTGTGCGGATAGAATAA
- a CDS encoding YkvA family protein: protein MKNNEDFYQSLRGKIRDYFKSEEGKTNRFAEYVLLAPDLFHLLCKLTVEQEVNVEDKAKLAVAIAYFVSPVDLIPEILLGPAGYLDDVAIAAFVLNSIINNTAPEVISRHWAGEGDILIKVKEIIKIADNMVGKGVWNKIKAMFANKGTRN from the coding sequence ATGAAGAACAATGAGGATTTTTATCAATCCTTGAGGGGGAAAATCAGGGATTATTTTAAAAGCGAAGAAGGTAAAACAAACAGGTTTGCGGAATATGTCCTGCTTGCCCCCGACTTGTTTCATCTTCTCTGTAAACTGACCGTAGAGCAAGAGGTCAATGTAGAAGACAAGGCGAAATTGGCAGTAGCAATCGCTTATTTTGTTTCACCGGTTGACCTGATCCCGGAAATCCTTCTTGGTCCGGCAGGATATCTTGACGATGTAGCTATTGCGGCTTTTGTTCTCAATTCCATCATCAATAATACTGCTCCGGAAGTGATCAGCCGGCACTGGGCAGGCGAAGGGGATATTTTGATTAAAGTCAAGGAAATCATAAAGATTGCCGATAATATGGTTGGCAAGGGAGTCTGGAATAAGATTAAAGCGATGTTTGCAAATAAAGGAACCAGAAATTGA
- a CDS encoding putative ABC transporter permease subunit — MAAKIILPPPLTELPRKQSFFRDFVLLLKNQMRVTFNSIRYQRKGSIVGIIVLAAVFLSLMGLLSTVAYQTLKTISLQSAQVFLAFIFMTGLAGQIFFGITAAFAALYMSEDLELLFMTPVPLKVVFAVKSVSVLGSTLLIALLFAFLPGIFCGLLYHAGVFFYVLVFLIGCGLWLMGAALAELINLLVMRIVPPHRSKEAIGLIGVVAGLIIALIFQVPNLLLSSQGTMDISNLLTGKEQSLAIMNYFPWGWASLALIKGVSGDLLAGFAWSVLIFICSILMFLFSMALLERGFRQGFIALGQGEGGRRRQKQAPVLETRNTQDKAPAKMAFLYEKEAAPKTSSWPGMWAVAKKDLLSLKRDAREWFGYLLPLIFMAFFIAQFSFFSTKANLTSLLYILMMYTVMMSGNLALQSFGREGESDWLLNSVPLAGWPVIWGKLMAAVLPTLVLMEALLVGTSLAIGVSAGVVFVLAIAAVLLSLGSSAIGLYYSINNCRFNPDKPQMRISPGASLIMYLINFLFILLLGLSLCYLFPPAELTSIALVISPPVLEGKFFSTILYGLYLLSRPLLWLPVLRIGLGIILTGGIWSLIFFGFMAATVRESRKGFRVEIMTNNKRSRKKTTD; from the coding sequence ATGGCCGCCAAGATCATCCTTCCTCCGCCTTTAACGGAATTACCTCGAAAACAGTCATTTTTTCGGGATTTTGTTTTGCTCCTGAAGAACCAAATGCGGGTAACTTTCAATTCGATCCGTTATCAACGCAAAGGATCTATTGTGGGAATCATTGTCCTTGCCGCGGTTTTCTTGTCTCTGATGGGCCTTTTAAGCACGGTAGCTTATCAGACCTTAAAAACCATATCCTTGCAGTCAGCACAGGTTTTTTTAGCCTTTATCTTTATGACCGGGCTGGCCGGTCAGATTTTTTTCGGGATTACTGCCGCTTTTGCGGCTCTTTATATGTCCGAGGATTTAGAGCTGCTTTTTATGACACCTGTCCCATTAAAGGTAGTATTTGCGGTAAAGTCCGTTTCCGTACTCGGCAGCACTTTACTGATTGCTTTACTTTTTGCTTTTTTGCCGGGAATTTTCTGCGGGCTGCTTTATCATGCCGGTGTATTTTTTTATGTTTTGGTTTTCTTGATCGGCTGCGGGCTATGGCTGATGGGTGCGGCCTTGGCCGAACTGATTAATCTTCTTGTCATGCGTATTGTCCCCCCTCACAGGAGTAAAGAAGCAATAGGTCTGATTGGGGTTGTAGCCGGACTGATCATTGCTTTAATCTTTCAGGTTCCCAATCTCCTTCTCAGCAGTCAGGGAACCATGGATATCAGTAATTTGCTGACAGGGAAAGAACAATCACTGGCCATCATGAACTATTTTCCTTGGGGGTGGGCTTCACTCGCTCTGATTAAAGGGGTATCAGGAGACCTTCTTGCCGGATTTGCCTGGAGTGTTTTGATTTTTATCTGCAGTATTTTAATGTTTCTGTTCTCGATGGCCCTTTTAGAACGGGGGTTCAGGCAGGGATTTATTGCACTTGGACAGGGAGAAGGGGGAAGACGCCGTCAAAAACAGGCCCCGGTCTTAGAAACCCGGAATACTCAGGATAAAGCTCCTGCGAAAATGGCTTTTCTTTATGAAAAAGAAGCGGCGCCAAAAACTTCTTCCTGGCCCGGCATGTGGGCAGTTGCCAAAAAGGATTTGCTTTCCCTCAAACGGGATGCCAGAGAATGGTTTGGCTATCTTCTCCCCCTGATATTTATGGCTTTTTTTATTGCTCAATTTTCCTTTTTTTCCACCAAGGCTAATCTGACCTCTTTGTTATATATCCTCATGATGTATACTGTAATGATGAGCGGCAATCTGGCCCTGCAATCCTTTGGCCGGGAGGGAGAGTCCGACTGGCTGTTAAACAGCGTTCCCCTGGCGGGATGGCCGGTAATCTGGGGGAAATTAATGGCAGCCGTATTGCCTACTCTGGTATTAATGGAAGCCCTGTTAGTGGGGACATCTTTGGCAATCGGGGTTTCGGCCGGAGTGGTTTTTGTCCTGGCGATAGCCGCGGTGCTCCTCAGCTTGGGCTCCAGTGCGATCGGACTTTACTATTCGATCAATAACTGCCGCTTTAACCCGGATAAACCCCAGATGAGGATTTCTCCAGGTGCCTCCCTGATCATGTATTTGATTAATTTTCTTTTTATTCTCCTGTTAGGATTGAGTCTTTGCTATCTTTTCCCCCCTGCAGAGCTCACCTCCATTGCGCTGGTGATTTCACCTCCCGTGTTGGAAGGCAAGTTTTTCTCCACTATCCTTTACGGTCTGTATCTTTTGAGCCGTCCTTTGCTCTGGCTTCCTGTGTTACGAATAGGATTGGGGATTATTTTAACCGGCGGGATCTGGTCGCTCATATTCTTTGGCTTCATGGCGGCTACGGTTCGTGAAAGCAGGAAAGGCTTCCGGGTAGAAATCATGACGAACAATAAAAGAAGCAGAAAAAAAACAACCGATTAG
- a CDS encoding ABC transporter ATP-binding protein, which produces MNNILIKTKQLVKRYGSVPVVNGLNLEVKSGEIFGFLGPNGAGKTTTIKMLTGLLDPSEGEIFIGGYEIRKQPAQAKALIAYVPDQPKIYNKLSAREFLFLISALYRVPKDMAKDRVEQLLAIFDLSNRADELLEGYSHGMRQKVVLASALIHQPRVILLDEPTVGLDPASARLLKDILQELARQGAAVFVSTHILEIAERMCHRVGILKNGRLIAQGSPEELRQETGRGGESLEDIFLELTGDKENAELIASLKEEQ; this is translated from the coding sequence ATGAATAACATTCTGATAAAGACAAAACAACTGGTTAAACGTTATGGTTCTGTTCCGGTGGTAAACGGCCTGAACCTGGAGGTAAAGAGCGGAGAGATTTTTGGTTTTTTAGGGCCGAACGGTGCCGGAAAAACGACGACGATCAAAATGTTGACAGGATTGCTCGACCCCAGTGAAGGAGAAATCTTTATCGGGGGCTATGAGATACGGAAACAGCCGGCTCAAGCCAAGGCATTAATCGCATATGTACCTGACCAGCCGAAAATCTACAATAAGCTTTCGGCTCGGGAATTTTTGTTTCTGATTTCAGCCCTTTACCGGGTTCCGAAGGACATGGCCAAAGACAGAGTGGAACAGCTTTTGGCTATCTTCGATCTTAGTAATCGGGCAGATGAACTTTTGGAGGGCTATTCCCACGGAATGAGACAGAAGGTAGTGCTGGCGTCGGCTTTGATCCACCAGCCCAGAGTTATCCTCCTGGATGAACCTACGGTAGGGCTTGACCCTGCCAGTGCCCGGCTTTTGAAAGATATCCTGCAGGAATTGGCCCGGCAGGGAGCGGCAGTTTTTGTTTCAACCCATATTCTTGAAATTGCTGAGAGAATGTGCCACCGCGTAGGTATTTTGAAAAACGGGCGGTTGATTGCTCAGGGCAGTCCAGAAGAGCTGCGGCAAGAGACGGGCCGCGGCGGGGAAAGCCTGGAAGACATCTTCCTGGAGTTGACCGGCGACAAAGAGAATGCTGAATTAATTGCAAGCTTGAAGGAGGAACAGTAA
- a CDS encoding CBO0543 family protein translates to MMSIEWFIVTAISVMVFLSVFYVPKAKHRLAFISLITFEATTWASINILVQSNQISFPVREFAKATQVGFLQNFLFYPMIFAWFMILYPAGPSKLKKILHYLVFVSIVVWFIYFVSVYTDLENFISHTKYSQLIRLYLSFLLQFIFSRTFIKWFAKETNLQIEV, encoded by the coding sequence ATGATGTCAATAGAATGGTTTATTGTAACCGCAATAAGCGTAATGGTCTTTTTATCCGTTTTTTATGTGCCGAAGGCTAAACATAGACTGGCATTCATCAGTTTAATCACCTTCGAAGCAACGACTTGGGCGTCCATAAATATCCTTGTCCAAAGTAACCAGATCTCTTTTCCGGTACGGGAATTCGCTAAAGCAACCCAAGTCGGTTTTCTGCAAAATTTCTTATTTTACCCAATGATTTTTGCCTGGTTCATGATTTTGTATCCTGCCGGGCCGTCTAAATTGAAAAAAATCTTGCATTATCTCGTCTTTGTATCCATTGTCGTTTGGTTTATTTACTTTGTCAGCGTATATACTGATCTGGAAAATTTCATCAGTCACACAAAGTATTCCCAACTTATTCGTTTATATTTAAGTTTTCTGTTGCAATTTATTTTCAGCCGCACTTTTATCAAATGGTTTGCCAAAGAAACAAATCTGCAAATAGAGGTGTAA
- a CDS encoding CBO0543 family protein, producing the protein MYILERLFLISSLTIIFISVWFIPKEKRAQASFIFFTTQFFTWIMGLTVVELNWLEYPVREFYKANGTSFSFEYFSLPVITIFFILYYPSNKPYIIRLIYNLSFSLSITVIEHFIEKYTLVIKYLSWKWYWTSISVLIVFHLVMFIYKWFFKLNGSKDSLD; encoded by the coding sequence TTGTACATACTCGAAAGATTATTCTTAATCAGTTCACTGACCATTATTTTTATCTCGGTTTGGTTTATTCCGAAAGAAAAGAGAGCCCAGGCATCATTCATTTTCTTTACGACCCAGTTCTTTACCTGGATCATGGGGCTTACCGTTGTCGAATTGAATTGGCTTGAATACCCGGTACGGGAATTTTATAAAGCAAATGGTACGAGCTTCTCCTTTGAGTATTTCTCCTTACCTGTCATTACGATCTTTTTTATTCTCTACTATCCTTCAAATAAGCCCTATATAATCAGATTAATCTATAATCTGTCCTTTAGCTTATCTATTACGGTCATTGAACACTTTATCGAAAAATATACTCTGGTCATTAAATATCTTTCCTGGAAATGGTACTGGACATCGATTAGTGTCCTCATCGTATTTCATCTTGTCATGTTTATCTATAAGTGGTTCTTTAAACTCAATGGTTCAAAGGATTCTTTGGATTAA